From Silurus meridionalis isolate SWU-2019-XX chromosome 14, ASM1480568v1, whole genome shotgun sequence, a single genomic window includes:
- the limd2 gene encoding LIM domain-containing protein 2, with translation MDNLSPSEEKPVQRSKSLSFKPQREICASCDKTVYPMEKLVANNLIFHSTCFCCKHCNTKLSLGTYAALQGEFYCKPHFQQLFKSKGNYDEGFGRKQHKELWASKDAESITKSP, from the exons gACAACCTCAGCCCCTCAGAAGAGAAGCCTGTCCAGCGctccaag tcttTAAGCTTTAAGCCTCAGAGAGAGATTTGTGCGTCCTGTGATAAGACCGTGTATCCGATGGAGAAACTGGTGGCCAACAACCTGATCTTCCATTCGACATGCTTTTGCTGCAAACACTGCAACACCAAGCTcag TCTGGGCACATATGCAGCGTTGCAGGGTGAGTTTTACTGCAAGCCGCACTTCCAGCAGCTGTTCAAGAGCAAAGGGAATTATGACGAGGGCTTCGGACGCAAACAGCACAAAGAGCTCTGGGCCTCCAAGGATGCTGAGAGCATCACCAAATCACCATGA